Proteins found in one Anopheles aquasalis chromosome 3, idAnoAquaMG_Q_19, whole genome shotgun sequence genomic segment:
- the LOC126578099 gene encoding vacuolar protein sorting-associated protein 35 isoform X2, which yields MPQTPINSVDEQDKLLNEAMTVVRAQAFQMKRFLDKDRLMEAMRCASTMLGELRTSLLSPKSYYELYMAITDELRHFEHYLLEEFQKGRKVPDLYEHVQYAGNIVPRLYLLITVGLVYIKTNGSLKRSILKDLVEMCRGVQHPLRGLFLRNYLLQCTRNILPDTTVVVSDENEGTVIDAIDFVLTNFAEMNKLWVRIQHQGHSSEKARREKEREELKILVGTNLVRLSQLESATLEVYQRLILPGILEQVVSCRDAIAQEYLMECIIQVFPDEFHLQTLDPFLKSCAQLQSGVNVKNIIISLIDRLALYNQRNGTVTQTSAGTTEILSAIPAEVQLFEVFSTQIANIVQMRKDLPLEDTVSLQVALISLAQKVYPDRVDYVDKVLETTTQILDRLNLSSISHSLSVNQELSRLLRLCVDFYNNIITILELKFFTPLLEKFDYTSRKAIALYLVMNILENETLIPTAEQVDSVLTMIAPLIRDQDDQPTERVNLEDFAEDQGIVGRFVHLLRSDDPDTQYKILIAARKHLGPGGQARIRYVLPPLVFQAYQLAYKYKSIAAEDEMWDKKCQKILQFCHSTIAVLAKTELPELALRLYLQGALCIGQIAYTNHEAVAYDFMTQAFSLYEDEISDSKSQFAAITLIIATVEQMTCFSEENAEPLRTSCALAASKLLKKPDQCRAVVTCASLFWSGKQNGQELRDEKRTLECLKKAAKIASQCLDVGVQLQLFVELLNHYLFYFTRGNTQITVSMLNQLIAKINEELPNLEPTEETKQIEMHYQNTLAHIRSRMEATDASSLETSFAGITLN from the exons ATG CCACAAACACCAATCAACTCGGTGGACGAGCAGGATAAGCTGCTGAACGAGGCAATGACGGTGGTGCGTGCCCAAGCGTTCCAGATGAAGCGCTTCCTGGACAAGGACCGGCTGATGGAGGCGATGCGTTGTGCCTCGACGATGCTGGGCGAGCTGCGAACCTCGCTCCTTTCGCCTAAGAGCTACTACGAGCTGTACATGGCCATCACGGATGAGCTGCGGCACTTCGAGCACTATCTACTGGAGGAGTTCCAGAAGGGACGCAAGGTGCCGGATTTGTACGAGCACGTCCAGTATGCGGGCAATATCGTACCGCGACTGTACCTGCTCATCACCGTCGGTCTCGTGTACATCAAGACGAACGGATCGCTCAAGCGTAGCATTCTGAAGGATTTGGTCGAGATGTGCCGTGGTGTGCAGCATCCACTCCGGGGACTGTTCCTGCGCAACTATCTGTTGCAGTGCACTCGCAACATTCTGCCCGATACGACGGTTGTCGTGAGCGATGAGAACGAGGGTACCgtgatcgatgcgatcgacTTTGTGCTGACCAACTTTGCTGAGATGAACAAACTGTGGGTGCGCATTCAGCATCAGGGGCACTCGAGCGAGAAGGCACGCCGGGAGAAGGAACGGGAAGAGCTTAAGATTCTGGTGGGAACGAATCTGGTGCGGTTATCGCAGCTCGAATCGGCTACGCTCGAGGTGTACCAGCGGCTCATACTGCCCGGTATCCTGGAGCAGGTCGTTAGCTGCCGGGATGCGATCGCGCAAGAGTATCTGATGGAGTGCATCATTCAGGTGTTTCCGGATGAGTTCCATCTGCAGACGCTCGATCCATTCCTGAAATCCTGCGCCCAGCTACAGTCGGGTGTGAATGTGAAGAACATTATCATTTCGTTAATTGATCGGCTCGCGCTGTACAATCAGCGCAACGGCACGGTTACGCAGACGTCGGCCGGTACGACCGAGATACTGTCGGCCATACCGGCCGAGGTGCAGCTGTTCGAAGTGTTTAGCACGCAGATCGCTAACATTGTGCAGATGCGCAAAGATCTACCGTTGGAGGATACGGTTTCGCTGCAGGTGGCGCTCATTAGCCTCGCCCAGAAGGTGTATCCGGATCGGGTCGATTACGTGGATAAGGTGCTCGAGACGACCACCCAAATTCTGGATCGTCTCAACCTGTCAAG caTTTCCCATTCGCTCTCGGTGAACCAGGAGCTATCGCGACTGTTGCGGCTGTGCGTGGACTTTTACAACAACATTATCACGATCCTGGAGTTGAAGTTCTTTACGCCGCTGCTGGAAAAGTTCGACTACACGTCACGTAAAGCGATCGCGTTGTACCTCGTGATGAACATACTGGAGAACGAAACACTCATACCGACGGCCGAGCAGGTGGACAGTGTGCTCACGATGATTGCACCGCTGATCCGCGATCAGGACGATCAACCGACGGAGCGCGTTAATTTGGAGGACTTTGCCGAGGATCAGGGTATCGTGGGCCGGTTCGTGCATTTGCTGCGCTCCGATGATCCCGATACGCAGTACAAAATACTGATCGCAGCCCGGAAACATCTCGGCCCGGGCGGACAGGCGCGCATACGGTAcgtgctgccaccgttggtcTTTCAGGCGTACCAACTGGCGTACAAGTACAAATCGATCGCAGCCGAGGATGAGATGTGGGATAAAAAGTGCCagaaaatattgcaattcTGTCACAGCACGATAGCGGTGCTGGCCAAGACGGAGCTGCCCGAGCTTGCGTTGCGACTCTATCTGCAGGGGGCGCTTTGCATCGGACAGATTGCCTATACCAATCACGAAGCCGTTGCGTACGATTTTATGACCCAG GCCTTCTCGCTGTATGAGGATGAGATATCGGACTCCAAGTCACAGTTTGCTGCGATCACGCTCATCATAGCAACGGTGGAGCAGATGACATGCTTCTCGGAGGAAAACGCGGAGCCACTGCGTACGAGCTGTGCGCTTGCTGCCTCGAAATTGCTGAAAAAACCGGATcaatgccgtgccgtggtcaCCTGTGCCAGCCTGTTCTGGAGTGGAAA ACAAAATGGGCAGGAGTTACGCGATGAAAAGCGTACGCTGGAGTGTTTGAAGAAGGCCGCAAAAATTGCCTCCCAGTGTCTGGACGTGGGCGTGCAGTTGCAGCTGTTCGTGGAGCTGCTGAATCACTATCTATTCTACTTTACTCGGGGCAATACACAAATTACGGTGTCGATGCTCAACCAG CTGATAGCGAAAATCAACGAAGAGTTGCCCAATCTGGAGCCGACCGAGgaaacgaagcaaatcgaAATGCATTACCAGAACACGCTGGCCCACATCCGCAGCCGGATGGAGGCAACGGATGCGAGCTCGTTGGAAACCTCGTTTGCCGGTATAACTTTGAACtag
- the LOC126578099 gene encoding vacuolar protein sorting-associated protein 35 isoform X1 — protein sequence MYLWNSVNLDNSALYRRTVEPQTPINSVDEQDKLLNEAMTVVRAQAFQMKRFLDKDRLMEAMRCASTMLGELRTSLLSPKSYYELYMAITDELRHFEHYLLEEFQKGRKVPDLYEHVQYAGNIVPRLYLLITVGLVYIKTNGSLKRSILKDLVEMCRGVQHPLRGLFLRNYLLQCTRNILPDTTVVVSDENEGTVIDAIDFVLTNFAEMNKLWVRIQHQGHSSEKARREKEREELKILVGTNLVRLSQLESATLEVYQRLILPGILEQVVSCRDAIAQEYLMECIIQVFPDEFHLQTLDPFLKSCAQLQSGVNVKNIIISLIDRLALYNQRNGTVTQTSAGTTEILSAIPAEVQLFEVFSTQIANIVQMRKDLPLEDTVSLQVALISLAQKVYPDRVDYVDKVLETTTQILDRLNLSSISHSLSVNQELSRLLRLCVDFYNNIITILELKFFTPLLEKFDYTSRKAIALYLVMNILENETLIPTAEQVDSVLTMIAPLIRDQDDQPTERVNLEDFAEDQGIVGRFVHLLRSDDPDTQYKILIAARKHLGPGGQARIRYVLPPLVFQAYQLAYKYKSIAAEDEMWDKKCQKILQFCHSTIAVLAKTELPELALRLYLQGALCIGQIAYTNHEAVAYDFMTQAFSLYEDEISDSKSQFAAITLIIATVEQMTCFSEENAEPLRTSCALAASKLLKKPDQCRAVVTCASLFWSGKQNGQELRDEKRTLECLKKAAKIASQCLDVGVQLQLFVELLNHYLFYFTRGNTQITVSMLNQLIAKINEELPNLEPTEETKQIEMHYQNTLAHIRSRMEATDASSLETSFAGITLN from the exons ATGTATCTGTGGAATTCGGTCAACTTGGATAATTCCGCCTTGTACCGCCGCACGGTTGAA CCACAAACACCAATCAACTCGGTGGACGAGCAGGATAAGCTGCTGAACGAGGCAATGACGGTGGTGCGTGCCCAAGCGTTCCAGATGAAGCGCTTCCTGGACAAGGACCGGCTGATGGAGGCGATGCGTTGTGCCTCGACGATGCTGGGCGAGCTGCGAACCTCGCTCCTTTCGCCTAAGAGCTACTACGAGCTGTACATGGCCATCACGGATGAGCTGCGGCACTTCGAGCACTATCTACTGGAGGAGTTCCAGAAGGGACGCAAGGTGCCGGATTTGTACGAGCACGTCCAGTATGCGGGCAATATCGTACCGCGACTGTACCTGCTCATCACCGTCGGTCTCGTGTACATCAAGACGAACGGATCGCTCAAGCGTAGCATTCTGAAGGATTTGGTCGAGATGTGCCGTGGTGTGCAGCATCCACTCCGGGGACTGTTCCTGCGCAACTATCTGTTGCAGTGCACTCGCAACATTCTGCCCGATACGACGGTTGTCGTGAGCGATGAGAACGAGGGTACCgtgatcgatgcgatcgacTTTGTGCTGACCAACTTTGCTGAGATGAACAAACTGTGGGTGCGCATTCAGCATCAGGGGCACTCGAGCGAGAAGGCACGCCGGGAGAAGGAACGGGAAGAGCTTAAGATTCTGGTGGGAACGAATCTGGTGCGGTTATCGCAGCTCGAATCGGCTACGCTCGAGGTGTACCAGCGGCTCATACTGCCCGGTATCCTGGAGCAGGTCGTTAGCTGCCGGGATGCGATCGCGCAAGAGTATCTGATGGAGTGCATCATTCAGGTGTTTCCGGATGAGTTCCATCTGCAGACGCTCGATCCATTCCTGAAATCCTGCGCCCAGCTACAGTCGGGTGTGAATGTGAAGAACATTATCATTTCGTTAATTGATCGGCTCGCGCTGTACAATCAGCGCAACGGCACGGTTACGCAGACGTCGGCCGGTACGACCGAGATACTGTCGGCCATACCGGCCGAGGTGCAGCTGTTCGAAGTGTTTAGCACGCAGATCGCTAACATTGTGCAGATGCGCAAAGATCTACCGTTGGAGGATACGGTTTCGCTGCAGGTGGCGCTCATTAGCCTCGCCCAGAAGGTGTATCCGGATCGGGTCGATTACGTGGATAAGGTGCTCGAGACGACCACCCAAATTCTGGATCGTCTCAACCTGTCAAG caTTTCCCATTCGCTCTCGGTGAACCAGGAGCTATCGCGACTGTTGCGGCTGTGCGTGGACTTTTACAACAACATTATCACGATCCTGGAGTTGAAGTTCTTTACGCCGCTGCTGGAAAAGTTCGACTACACGTCACGTAAAGCGATCGCGTTGTACCTCGTGATGAACATACTGGAGAACGAAACACTCATACCGACGGCCGAGCAGGTGGACAGTGTGCTCACGATGATTGCACCGCTGATCCGCGATCAGGACGATCAACCGACGGAGCGCGTTAATTTGGAGGACTTTGCCGAGGATCAGGGTATCGTGGGCCGGTTCGTGCATTTGCTGCGCTCCGATGATCCCGATACGCAGTACAAAATACTGATCGCAGCCCGGAAACATCTCGGCCCGGGCGGACAGGCGCGCATACGGTAcgtgctgccaccgttggtcTTTCAGGCGTACCAACTGGCGTACAAGTACAAATCGATCGCAGCCGAGGATGAGATGTGGGATAAAAAGTGCCagaaaatattgcaattcTGTCACAGCACGATAGCGGTGCTGGCCAAGACGGAGCTGCCCGAGCTTGCGTTGCGACTCTATCTGCAGGGGGCGCTTTGCATCGGACAGATTGCCTATACCAATCACGAAGCCGTTGCGTACGATTTTATGACCCAG GCCTTCTCGCTGTATGAGGATGAGATATCGGACTCCAAGTCACAGTTTGCTGCGATCACGCTCATCATAGCAACGGTGGAGCAGATGACATGCTTCTCGGAGGAAAACGCGGAGCCACTGCGTACGAGCTGTGCGCTTGCTGCCTCGAAATTGCTGAAAAAACCGGATcaatgccgtgccgtggtcaCCTGTGCCAGCCTGTTCTGGAGTGGAAA ACAAAATGGGCAGGAGTTACGCGATGAAAAGCGTACGCTGGAGTGTTTGAAGAAGGCCGCAAAAATTGCCTCCCAGTGTCTGGACGTGGGCGTGCAGTTGCAGCTGTTCGTGGAGCTGCTGAATCACTATCTATTCTACTTTACTCGGGGCAATACACAAATTACGGTGTCGATGCTCAACCAG CTGATAGCGAAAATCAACGAAGAGTTGCCCAATCTGGAGCCGACCGAGgaaacgaagcaaatcgaAATGCATTACCAGAACACGCTGGCCCACATCCGCAGCCGGATGGAGGCAACGGATGCGAGCTCGTTGGAAACCTCGTTTGCCGGTATAACTTTGAACtag